The following coding sequences lie in one Spinacia oleracea cultivar Varoflay chromosome 1, BTI_SOV_V1, whole genome shotgun sequence genomic window:
- the LOC110781217 gene encoding uncharacterized protein, which produces MAPKVAISIPYMVEVKPLWDYLDKRFCVSTGPRLQQLRAKIIGCKQAKGMTIADYYNTLMSFYDDLAQLKPPHGCKCGLCTCDVAGRYEVDKAEEKFHQFLIGLDDDLYAVVRTNLLSQKPPASIEDALEVLLQEEQSRGIAAGKAAKDTIEAHAFAVPLDRWKGNNDRWKDK; this is translated from the coding sequence ATGGCTCCCAAggtcgcaatttcaataccataCATGGTGGAAGTAAAGCCTTTGTGGGATTACTTGGATAAACGTTTCTGTGTATCAACCGGACCTCGTCTACAACAACTACGGGCCAAGATCATAGGCTGCAAACAAGCGAAGGGAATGACGATCGCAGACTACTACAATACGCTAATGAGCTTTTACGATGATCTTGCACAACTCAAGCCCCCTCATGGATGTAAGTGTGGGTTATGCACGTGTGATGTTGCTGGGAGGTACGAAGTGGACAAAGCAGAGGAAAAGTTCCATCAATTCCTAATCGGTCTAGATGACGATTTGTATGCTGTCGTGCGTACGAACCTCTTGTCTCAAAAACCGCCAGCCTCAATTGAAGATGCTCTGGAAGTGTTGTTACAGGAGGAACAATCTCGTGGCATAGCAGCAGGGAAGGCTGCTAAGGATACCATTGAGGCCCATGCCTTTGCGGTTCCCCTTGATCGATGGAAGGGCAACAATGATCGCTGGAAAGACAAATAA
- the LOC110800600 gene encoding protein STRICTOSIDINE SYNTHASE-LIKE 10: protein MKPSKILLSFSTIVLLCALLFTTYFRSKSENGYGSKLWELDVLPIEGAFGPESLTFDPAGDGPYAGVSDGRIIKWVPHQRRWVDFAFTSPLREVCKNQTDHEKMEHKCGRPLGLRFNEKTGDLFIADAYLGLLVVGPNGGLANSVATEVEGVPLGFTNGLDIDQQTGVVYFTCSSTRYTRRKYMSLILSNDKTGRLLKYNPETKQVTKLLENLTFPNGVSLNKDGKFLLLIETTTCKLLRYWLENTSKAGITEVLAEFPGYPDNINRNSKGEYWVGIYSKRSTFLKWLLSFPWIGQTIVKLPFNVVELAKVFVRLRAIGLAAKLDEHGNVVQLLEDTSGKLKFVSEVVENDGNLWFGSVILPFASLYKDFDSQSLN, encoded by the exons ATGAAGCCATCAAAGATATTATTGTCATTTTCTACAATTGTTCTCTTATGTGCCTTACTCTTCACCACGTATTTTCGTTCTAAAAGCGAAAATGGGTATGGTTCTAAATTATGGGAGTTAGATGTTCTACCCATAGAAGGCGCTTTTGGGCCAGAAAGTCTCACGTTTGACCCTGCCGGAGATGGGCCGTATGCTGGCGTATCCGATGGCCGGATTATAAAGTGGGTCCCGCATCAACGACGCTGGGTGGACTTTGCCTTCACTTCTCCTCTTAG GGAAGTTTGTAAAAACCAAACGGATCATGAAAAAATGGAGCATAAATGTGGAAGGCCATTGGGCCTACGGTTCAATGAGAAGACAGGGGACCTTTTCATAGCCGATGCATACTTGGGCTTGCTAGTTGTTGGCCCAAATGGTGGGCTTGCCAATAGTGTTGCAACAGAGGTTGAAGGTGTACCTCTTGGATTCACTAATGGGCTGGATATTGATCAACAGACTGGAGTTGTTTACTTTACTTGTAGCAGTACCCGTTATACAAGAAG GAAATATATGTCATTGATCCTTAGCAATGATAAAACAGGAAGATTACTAAAATACAACCCTGAAACAAAACAAGTAACGAAGCTTCTCGAAAACCTGACCTTCCCAAATGGAGTATCCTTGAACAAAGATGGGAAATTTCTTCTACTAATCGAGACAACTACTTGTAAACTTCTAAGGTATTGGCTCGAAAACACCTCGAAAGCCGGAATAACTGAAGTGTTAGCTGAATTCCCAGGATATCCAGATAACATAAACAGGAACTCGAAAGGAGAATATTGGGTTGGGATTTATTCAAAGAGAAGCACATTTTTGAAGTGGCTTCTTTCGTTTCCTTGGATTGGACAAACCATTGTTAAACTCCCGTTTAATGTTGTCGAATTGGCTAAGGTTTTTGTTAGATTAAGAGCGATTGGGTTGGCCGCGAAGTTGGATGAACATGGTAATGTAGTGCAACTATTGGAAGATACAAGTGGTAAGTTGAAATTTGTAAGTGAAGTGGTGGAGAATGATGGGAACTTGTGGTTTGGCTCTGTTATTTTGCCCTTTGCTAGTTTGTACAAGGATTTTGATTCACAAAGTttaaattaa